A single Garra rufa chromosome 9, GarRuf1.0, whole genome shotgun sequence DNA region contains:
- the LOC141343157 gene encoding uncharacterized protein: MSKRRKRIRPADEARTYILSSCDKPEFVERYIDRNKGRGVFANQPVEPGAFVLEYKGELVAAEEFQARHYTELQSTFLFDFEWQQRHWCIDASKEDGSLGRLCNDNHKSPNCSMKKIIVNNRPHLCLFAMKRIEIGSEIEYNYGDAQWPWRNKGPKKQSSALQTDSSPTDHPSDDDPKMDDEITQGPKKQSSALQTDSSPTDHPSNDDPKMDDEITQVFTGGFGLVNYSESDETDEDKDNPTSPPSGVVQQKTRNGNIQMDAVPDYSEPLFDSSESIVDETDEDSSSQSDSEVVSKLRMTKSILMDKVPDFSVPSDDSTDEIATPKMEMALERPKRSFLRPIQRHLVESDDSCGDSEDEYIPDPREESTGDSSDCSLELSLKNKQKSAITQSRSKSSQSQFQSSSQSRSESSSQSRCESSGQRRFETSQDSVQDCRFSNSRDERSREKTTARTYSNKEMSISVPLEEEPSVYVNPVLKKEDGSRRYNKKHHCLYCGQVVQKMSRHLSRRHSDVVEVAKALSLPKNSKERRLQLDYIRNKGNFEHNVEVLESRQGKLIPWKQPKKKTEGQEFMHCVYCFGLFRKRVMWRHFQVCNFKPQGKSSKRGKTRVQALCAFAEPAPTGLSDTYWKFLNEMNQDEVAVAIKEDRCILEYGFRLFNKNENVISQHQYIRQKLRELARLVLEAKKMTHVKSIKELIKPEKYSHVVRAARCLAGFSDKTGKYQRPSLARKVGHGLHALAMFIKSEGLKTKDQQTAKDAEEFALLYQESWKFDIASQALTQLNQTKWNSPQILPFTQDVQKLHSHLSEKQQTQLDALRENPSPLNWKDLAKVTLAQVILFNRRRAGEVSRMPLSVYLSKDTSETHQDVNLALTALEQKLCKHFVRIAIVGKRGRKVPVLLTPVMRESLDALTEKREECGVLKENCYLFALPHSVHYLRGSDCIRQFVNECDDIKHPKALTSTKLRKHIATLSTVLNLKTTELDQLADFLGHNIEVHRKHYRLPEGTLQLAKISKVLLALEKGRLGEFKGKNLDEIQLDVTETVDLDMDGCSQEEDEFIPEAEDSVTSIQEPTSTVYLQPQTKSAKKRGKQTAVKRSWTSDECAAVERHLRKFIVRNQVPGKMDCQHCVDAEAEVLVNRDWKAVKYFIKNRISSIRKKVH, from the exons ATGTCCAAAAGAAGAAAGAGGATACGGCCTGCTGACGAAGCAAGGACCTATATTTTGTCTTCATGTGACAAACCAGAGTTTGTGgaaagatatatagatagaaacaAAG GTAGAGGAGTATTTGCTAACCAGCCTGTTGAACCGGGAGCTTTTGTCTTGGAATACAAGGGGGAACTCGTTGCTGCAGAGGAATTCCAGGCGAGACACTACACAGAGTTACAGAGTACATTTCTATTTGATTTTGAGTGGCAGCAACGTCACTGGTG TATTGATGCATCCAAAGAAGATGGCTCTCTGGGAAGACTATGCAATGACAATCACAAATCTCCCAACTGCTCTATGAAAAAAATCATAGTAAATAACAGGCCCCATTTGTGTCTATTTGCCATGAAAAGAATTGAAATCGGAAGTGAAATTGAATATAACTATGGTGATGCACAATGGCCATGGCGTAACAAG ggtccaaagaagcagtcttctgctctacagaccgactcgtccccaacagatcacccatccgatgatgaccccaaaatggatgatgaaatcacacag ggtccaaagaagcagtcttctgctctacagaccgactcgtccccaacagatcacccatccaatgatgaccccaaaatggatgatgaaatcacacag GTGTTTACTGGAGGGTTTGGCCTAGTAAATTATTCAGAAAGTGATGAGACTGATGAGGATAAAGACAACCCTACCTCTCCACCCTCTGGTGTTGTTCAACAGAAGACAAGGAATGGAAACATTCAG ATGGATGCGGTTCCTGATTATTCTGAGCCTCTGTTTGACTCGAGTGAAAGTATAGTAGATGAAACTGATGAGGATTCCAGTTCGCAATCAGACAGCGAAGTTGTTTCAAAGCTGAGGATGACAAAAAGCATTTTG ATGGACAAGGTACCAGATTTTTCTGTTCCAAGTGATGACAGCACAGATGAGATTGCCACTCCCAAGATGGAAATGGCTCTAGAAAGACCAAAGAGAAGCTTTCTCCGTcct attcaaAGGCATCTTGTAGAATCAGATGACTCGTGTGGCGATAGCGAGGATGAGTATATCCCAGATCCCAGGGAAGAAAGCACAGGGGATAGCAGTGACTGCAGCTTGGAGTTATcactgaaaaataaacaaaagtcaGCTATTACACAGAGCAGAAGCAAGTCAAGTCAGAGCCAATTTCAGTCTTCAAGTCAGAGCAGAAGTGAGTCATCCAGTCAGAGCAGGTGTGAGTCTTCAGGTCAGAGAAGATTTGAAACAAGTCAAGACTCAGTGCAAGATTGCAGATTTTCCAATAGCAGAGATGAAAGAAGCAGAGAGAAAACAACAGCGCGAACATATAGTAACAAAGAGATGAGCATTTCAGTTCCGCTTGAAGAAGAGCCATCCGTCTATGTTAATCCAGTTTTGAAAAAGGAGGATGGTTCTAGAAGATATAACAAGAAACATCATTGCTTGTATTGTGGCCAAGTAGTTCAAAAAATGTCAAGGCACTTGTCGCGTAGACACAGTGATGTGGTCGAGGTTGCGAAGGCATTGAGTTTGCCAAAGAACTCAAAAGAAAGGAGGCTGCAATTAGATTATATACGAAACAAGGGGAACTTTGAACATAATGTTGAAGTTTTGGAGAGCCGGCAAGGCAAACTCATCCCGTGGAAGCaacccaaaaaaaaaactgaaggacAAGAATTTATGCACTGTGTTTACTGCTTTGGGCTCTTCAGAAAAAGAGTCATGTGGCGACATTTTCAAGTCTGCAATTTCAAGCCTCAGGGCAAGTCTTCCAAGCGAGGTAAAACAAGAGTTCAAGCGCTGTGTGCGTTTGCTGAACCTGCTCCAACTGGACTTAGCGACACATACTGGAAGTTCTTAAATGAAATGAATCAGGATGAGGTCGCCGTTGCAATTAAGGAAGACCGCTGCATTCTTGAATATGGATTCAGACTGTTCAACAAGAATGAAAATGTAATTAGCCAACACCAATATATTCGACAAAAACTGAGAGAGCTTGCCAGGCTGGTACTGGAAGCTAAAAAGATGACACACGTGAAGTCCATCAAAGAACTCATAAAACCTGAAAAATACAGTCATGTTGTTAGGGCTGCAAGATGCCTCGCTGGATTCAGTGACAAAACTGGAAAATATCAACGTCCATCGCTTGCTCGCAAAGTTGGGCATGGCTTACATGCATTGGCCATGTTTATCAAATCTGAAGGATTAAAGACGAAAGATCAACAGACAGCCAAAGACGCTGAAGAATTTGCACTGCTATATCAAGAGAGTTGGAAATTTGACATTGCGAGCCAAGCATTAACTCAGCTTAATCAGACCAAGTGGAATTCTCCTCAAATTCTACCGTTCACACAAGATGTCCAAAAACTTCATTCCCATTTGTCTGAGAAACAGCAGACACAACTTGATGCCCTGCGAGAAAATCCTTCTCCCTTAAACTGGAAGGACCTTGCTAAAGTGACCTTGGCACAAGTTATTCTCTTCAACCGCCGTAGAGCAGGAGAGGTATCCCGAATGCCCTTGTCTGTGTACCTGTCAAAGGACACATCAGAAACTCACCAAGATGTTAACCTGGCCCTTACAGCGCTCGAGCAGAAGCTTTGCAAACATTTTGTCCGGATTGCCATAGTAGGAAAGCGAGGAAGGAAAGTCCCTGTTCTCCTTACTCCAGTCATGAGGGAATCCCTTGATGCTTTGACTGAGAAGCGAGAAGAATGTGGAGTGCTGAAAGAAAACTGCTACTTGTTTGCATTGCCGCACTCTGTCCATTATTTGAGGGGTTCTGATTGCATTAGGCAGTTTGTGAACGAATGTGATGACATCAAACATCCAAAAGCGCTAACTTCGACAAAACTAAGGAAACACATTGCTACTCTGTCGACCGTTCTCAACCTGAAAACAACAGAACTCGACCAGTTGGCAGATTTCCTTGGCCACAACATTGAGGTCCACAGAAAGCACTACCGTCTTCCAGAAGGAACCCTCCAGCTTGCTAAAATTAGCAAAGTTCTTTTAGCTTTGGAAAAGGGACGGCTAGGAGAGTTCAAAGGGAAGAATCTGGATGAAATTCAGCTTGATGTGACTG AGACTGTTGACCTGGACATGGATGGGTGCTCTCAAGAAGAAG ATGAATTCATTCCAGAAGCTGAGGACAGTGTGACATCCATTCAGGAACCTACTTCCACAGTATATTTGCAACCGCAAACAAAGTCGGCCAAAAAGAGAG GCAAACAAACTGCAGTCAAAAGAAGCTGGACATCAGATGAATGTGCTGCAGTCGAAAGGCACCTAAGGAAATTCATTGTGAGAAACCAAGTTCCAGGGAAAATGGACTGTCAGCATTGCGTTGATGCAGAAGCTGAAGTTTTAGTAAATCGAGACTGGAAGGCAGTGAAATATTTCATCAAAAACCGCATTTCTTCCATAAGaaaaaaagtacattaa